One region of Citrus sinensis cultivar Valencia sweet orange chromosome 6, DVS_A1.0, whole genome shotgun sequence genomic DNA includes:
- the LOC102627463 gene encoding uncharacterized protein LOC102627463 has protein sequence MAGTAATVNLSSAPYLLRRSSFTTLSSKPSVLPMRPRSKFPRIYAFSSNDIKVGSNIEVDGAPWRVLEFLHVKPGKGAAFVRTKLRNYMSGTTVERTFRAGITVEEADVFKETKQFTYKDGSMFVFMDLTTFEEVRLNETDVGDKKKWLKEGMDCNLLFWKGKIIDFEVPITVQLTVVDVDPGLKGDTASGGSKPATLDTGAVVNVPLFVNIGDEILVDTRTGQYMTRA, from the exons ATGGCGGGAACCGCCGCCACCGTTAATCTCTCATCAGCGCCCTATCTCCTCCGCCGTTCGTCATTTACTACACTCTCGTCAAAGCCGTCCGTACTCCCAATGCGACCACGTTCCAAATTTCCCA GGATCTACGCGTTTAGTAGCAACGATATCAAAGTGGGTTCCAACATTGAAGTTGACGGAGCTCCGTGGCGTGTTTTGG AGTTTCTTCATGTGAAACCTGGGAAAGGAGCAGCATTTGTGAGGACCAAGCTTCGCAATTATATGTCTGGAACCACTGTTGAGAGAACTTTTCGTGCAGGGATTACG GTTGAAGAGGCAGATGTATTCAAGGAAACCAAGCAATTCACGTACAAAGATGGCTCCATGTTTGTGTTTATGGATCTG ACCACATTTGAAGAAGTTCGTCTTAATGAGACAGATGTCGGAGATAAGAAAAAGTGGCTGAAAGAGGGAATGGACTGCAATTTGCTATTCTGGAAAGGAAAA attattgattttgaagTTCCAATTACAGTTCAGCTGACTGTGGTTGATGTTGATCCTGGCCTTAAGGGTGACACTGCTTCAG GGGGGTCAAAACCAGCAACTCTAGACACTGGTGCTGTGGTGAATGTACCATTATTTGTCAATATAGGTGATGAAATATTGGTGGACACAAGAACTGGGCAATACATGACTCGTGCATAG